Proteins from one Bactrocera neohumeralis isolate Rockhampton chromosome 3, APGP_CSIRO_Bneo_wtdbg2-racon-allhic-juicebox.fasta_v2, whole genome shotgun sequence genomic window:
- the LOC126753135 gene encoding thioester-containing protein 1 allele S3-like produces MYKLSELLPILGLAITVIVEVQADGYYTITSPGSIRPNTKYSIYVSVYEVQDNARIGLTLKGPDYSKNTEIVVPPNSGESATFEFGDIKNGIYTLIAQGLSGIIFENSTNLEYIENLPMVYLQTDKAFYKFGDTIQFRAIFLDQYLLPAKVNQQIFVVLKDSQNNTVERFDDVVLNTGVYKGKLKLAEQVIAGEWSIQAFVGQQMLAEKIIEVKDYEPPSFEVALDIPSHVTLNENEFVVGVRARYDANSPVSGSCVLNIIPEKKRAIRMIHQLENGNKEIPIYMYEIGRNIQNVIVNVTVEDTVHNIRTISKVVRIVPHLHVISMPSMSYECHEPNEVFLYRALIYNYNGDPIDVDDNVLVTLNPGTNGGAETFVSHVNDEGYIDVKIECSNYRTIIVTINYEDSQKSGKIELKQRNDNSKEGIHVNTQFPTIDGPMEVHLASREPFSSLVCVIVGRGNIVYSNIIEVPNGGWSQTHTFFITPTYEMMPEAHMFVNFIKSGKMVSYETTFSVKSEFKNTLTFDTPEIIKPGTILSLSIFTEPNSYVGLLGMDKDALMLQTENNLNTRKIFNDLSNVQSKTPKAYLHINSPYPGETAGLVTLTNANYYLVHEPVAKEKNLISKHFTPRNYFETFAFVDYVSVTGYDEVPTKLPTTSFKSWVITGFALSPKTGFTLTTSLAMKTVKNIYVDIDLPNFVKKGRTVILEAEVYNYLQKRMRCAVSLENKKNEFEFVTEKKFARGIAYTDDIQPGKSKKIDFQIRPRVRGMITLKVYASCPLASYVNIKKLRVL; encoded by the exons ATGTACAAATTGTCGGAGCTGCTGCCGATATTGGGCTTAGCGATTACGGTAATTGTCGAGGTACAGGCGGATGGATATTATACTATAACGTCGCCGGGCAGCATAAGACCCAATACTAAATACAGTATATATGTGAGTGTTTATGAGGTACAGGACAATGCGAGAATCGGTCTCACTCTGAAGGGGCCAGATTATAGCAAAAATACCGAAATCGTGGTGCCACCTAATTCCGGAGAAAGTGCAACTTTTGAATTCGGTGATATTAAAAATGGCATATATACATTGATAGCGCAGGGACTGTCgggaattatttttgaaaattccacgAATCTGGAATACATAGAAAATCTACCAATGGTATATTTGCAAACTGATAAGGCATTCTACAAATTCGGAGATACCATACAATTTCGTGCAATATTCCTAGATCAGTACTTGCTACCAGCGAAGGTCAAccaacaaatatttgttgtattaaaG GATTCGCAGAACAATACAGTTGAACGTTTTGATGATGTAGTGCTTAATACCGGTGTATACAAGGGAAAACTTAAGTTAGCTGAGCAAGTCATTGCGGGCGAATGGTCTATACAAGCGTTTGTAGGGCAGCAAATGTTGGCGGAAAAAATTATCGAGGTGAAAGATTATGAACCGCCATCATTTGAAGTAGCCTTGGACATACCCAGTCATGTGACTTTAAACGAGAATGAATTCGTCGTAGGTGTACGAGCGCG ctATGACGCTAATAGTCCTGTATCAGGAAGCTGCGTATTGAATATAATTCCAGAAAAAAAGCGCGCCATAAGAATGATACATCAACTTGAAAATGGGAATAAGGAAAtaccaatatatatgtatgaaataggtagaaatatacaaaatgttaTTGTAAATGTCACAGTTGAAGATACAGTACATAATATACGCACCATTTCAAAGGTGGTAAGAATTGTACCACATCTGCATGTAATAAGCATGCCATCAATGTCATATGAATGCCATGAACCAAATGAAGTATTCCTATATCGCGCTCTTATTTACAATTATAACGGCGATCCGATTGATGTGGATGATAATGTGCTAGTAACGTTGAATCCGGGTACCAATGGCGGCGCTGAGACATTTGTTAGCCACGTCAATGATGAGGGTTATATTGATGTGAAAATTGAGTGCTCTAATTATAGAACCATCATTGTAACTATCAATTACGAAGACTCACAAAAATCGGGAAAAATTGAACTAAAGCAACGAAATGATAACAGCAAGGAAGGAATTCATGTTAATACACAGTT CCCAACTATTGATGGGCCCATGGAAGTGCATTTAGCATCGCGAGAGCCATTCTCCAGTTTAGTTTGTGTGATTGTTGGACGTGGTAATATtgtatatagtaatattattgAAGTTCCCAACGGCGGCTGGAGCCAAACACACACTTTCTTTATAACACCGACTTATGAAATGATGCCGGAAGCGCATATGTTtgtgaattttataaaaagcgGCAAAATGGTTTCCTATGAaacaacattttcggtaaaGAGCGAATTCAAAAATACG CTCACCTTCGACACACCAGAAATCATCAAACCGGGTACTATTCTTTCTTTAAGTATATTTACTGAACCAAATTCTTATGTTGGTTTATTGGGTATGGATAAAGACGCTTTAATGTTACaaacagaaaataatttgaataccagaaaaattttcaatgatttaTCAAATGTGCAATCTAAGACACCAAAAGCGTATTTGCATATAAACTCCCCGTATCCAGGTGAAACTGCTGGTCTTGTAACCTTGACAAATGCCAATTACTATTTGG TACACGAACCTGTTGCGAAAGAGAAAAAcctcatttcaaaacatttcacGCCACGTAATTATTTCGAAACGTTTGCTTTCGTCGATTATGTAAG CGTTACTGGTTATGATGAAGTACCTACAAAGTTACCAACGACTTCCTTCAAATCTTGGGTCATAACAGGATTTGCGCTTAGCCCAAAAACAGGATTCACGCTTACGACTTCATTGGCGATGAAAACTGTGAAGAATATATATGTTGATATCGacttgccaaattttgtgaagaagg GCAGAACTGTTATTTTGGAAGCTGAGGTTTACAATTACTTACAGAAGAGAATGCGATGCGCTGTTTCgttggaaaataaaaagaatgaatttgaatttgttaCGGAAAAGAAATTCGCTAGAGGAATTGCTTATACGGATGACATTCAACCcggaaaatccaaaaaaattgattttcaaatACGACCTAGAGTTAGGGGCATGATTACATTGAAGGTATATGCTTCATGCCCTCTCGCAAGTTATGTGAATATTAAGAAGCTGAGAGTTTTATAA